CACGCTGAAGGAGACCCCCGGGCTGAAGGAAGCCCAGCGCCTGCAGGGCGCCATCATCTACACCCGCGATGGCACCCTGCCGGGGAAGCCGGGCGACGAGCCGTTCCTCATCGTCGCCCCGTCCCTGGGCGCCACGGCCGCGAGCGAGGACGTGGAGGCCTTCTCCCTCGCGAGGCTGAAGCAGACCGCGGCCGCGGAGGCCCTCACCGTCGAGTCCGGCGCGCCGCTCACGGTGGACGGCCTGACGGGGCACGAGCTGGTGGCCTCCGCGAAGGACCCCGCCACCGGCCGGGACTTCACCCTCTACCAGGTGATGCTGGTGGACGCGCAGGGCTACTACCTGCTCCAGGGCCGCGTGGGAGGCGCTGACCGCGCCACGTACCTGGGGCACTTCAAGACGGCCGCCAGGGCCTTCCAGCGCACCCCCAGGCCGTGAGCCCCAGCCTCCGCGCGTGCCTGTGAGCACCCGGGCGGGCAGGCGCACGCCACCTCGCCCGCATCGCCCGGCGACATCGCCGCCACTGTGCGTGGGTGGCACCTTGCAGGTGAGACACGCTATCGAGAGAGGGGAACCGCAGCGTGAACACGGGTGGGGCGGAATGAGTGTGAAGCTACTGCTGGCCGGCCGGCGTGGAGTGGGCGGACACCTCTTCTCTCCCTTCGAGGAGTCCCAGGACTGGCTGGAGCAGGTCGAGGCCTGGGTCCAGGAGCACGCCGGCGAGCTGCTGGAGAGCGCCCGCCCCGGCATCGGACCTCAAGGTGCGCCCCTGCTCCGGCTGCGCCTGCACCCCGCCGCCGGAGAGGTCTCCATCCTGGCCGCCACGGGCTCGCGCCTGGTCATCTCCGCCGAGACGTCCGCGGTGGGCCCCGGCTACCACGTCTTCCTCTGCGACATGCTGAAGGCCCTGGGTGACACACTCGGCATCACCTGGGCGCCCGAGGACGAGGCCGCCGGCGTCGGCGACCCGACGGGCTACTTCCACACGGGTGACGCGGGGCCGGTGGAGGTCTACATGCTGGCCTCGCTCCAGGAGTCCGTGGCGCAGGTGCTGCGCATGCGCCGGCTGGGCGAGTCCGGCTTCGGCCTGTCCATGCGCTTCGGCCACACCTTCGAGCACCCGGGCGCGCTGCTGACGCCGCTGGGGCCTCGCGACGAGCGGTGGCTGCGCGACGCGTACGAGGACCCGCGCCGGGGCATGGACGTGTTCCCCTGGTGGAAGCCGGGCCTGCAGGCGCGCACGCGGCTGAGCCGCGCGCTGTGCCGCATGTGGACGGACGTGGTGTGGCGCCCGCCCCTGCTGGAGGAGGAGCGGCGCCTGTTCCGCGACGTGGCCCGCCTGCTGGAGCTGGCCTGGCGCGAGGACCCCACGCTGCCCTACCCCTGGCGCGAGTGGCAGGAGGTGCTCGGCTACCTGGGCATCGGCGGCACGCTGGCGGAGGAGGTCCACCGCCACGCGGCCGGGGCCTCGCGAGGGCCGTCCATCGGCTACCGGCGCGGCGCGGTGCAGGTGGCGCTGCCGGAGGGCTGGGAGATTCGCATCCCCGGCTCGCTCGCGGAGGCGCACCTGCAGGACGGCACCTGGGTGGCCAGAGACCACCGCCGCAGCGTGCGCTTCGTCCCCCTGGAGGACGGCGCGGAGGAGAGCCTGGCCCCCACCACCGCCGAGCGCCGCGCCATGGAGCTGGAGCACCGGGGCGAGCGCGTCACCGGCCGGGCTTCACTCCATGTGGAGCCGGGCGAGTGCCGGCTGACGGCCCTGTGCAGCTCCGGCAGGCGGCGGGCCCTCTGCGTGGTGAGCTTCGACGACCCGGACGAGCAGGACTGGGCGCTGGGGACCTGGCGCTCACTGGACCACGCTGCCGCCGCATGACGCTTGCCGGCCCGTGAGGGCACTCCCACATTCAGCGGGCATTTTCCCTTAGAGGAATCGAGAGCCTGTATGAGCAGGGAGGTCTGGCCGGGCAAGCCCTGGCCGCGTGGCGCCACGTTCGATGGCACGGGAGTGAACTTCGCCGTCTACTCCTCGGTGGCCACGCGCATCGAGGTCTGCATCTTCGACCCCGCCAATCCAACGAAGGAAATCGAACGGTTCGACCTGCCGGAGTCGACGGACCTGGTCCGCCACGGCTACGTGCCGGGCCTGGAGCCGGGAACCCTCTACGGCCTGCGCGTACACGGCCCCTACGAGCCCACACAGGGCCACCGCTGCAACCCCCACAAGCTGCTGGTGGACCCGTACGCCAAGGCGCTCTACGGCGACGTGGACTGGCGCCAGCCCGTCTTCGGCTACCCGCTGGGCAACCCGCAGCAAGACCTGGCGCGCGACGAGCGGGACAGCGCGGCCGGCATGCCCAAGTGCGTGGTGGTGAGCGACTTCTTCGACTGGGGCAATGACCGGCGCCCGGACGTGCCCTGGCGCAAGACGGTCATCTACGAGGCCCACGTGCGCGGCCTCACCATGCGCCACCCCGGCGTGCCCGAGCACCTGCGCGGCACCTACGCCGGCCTGGGCACCCCCGCCGTCATCGACCACCTGAAGGCGCTGGGCGTCACCACCGTGGAGCTGCTCCCGGTGCACGCCTTCGCGGACGACTCGTTCCTCAACGACAAGAAGCTGTCGAACTTCTGGGGCTACAACACCCTGGGCTACTTCGCGCCGGAGCAGTACTACGCCAGCCGCAAGACGCCCGGCGCCGCCGTGGCCGAGTTCAAGGCCATGGTGAGGGACCTGCACGCGGCCGGCATCGAGGTCATCCTCGACGTCGTCTACAACCACACCTGCGAGGGCAACCACCTGGGGCCCACGCTGTCGCTCAAGGGCATCGACAACGCGAGCTACTACTGGCTCATGCCGGAGAAGCGTCACTACCTGGACTTCACCGGGTGCGGCAACAGCGTCAACGCGTCCAACCCGCAGGCGGCGCGGCTCATCGTCGACAGCCTGCGCTACTGGGTGAACGAGATGCACGTGGACGGGTTCCGCTTCGACCTGGCCACGGTGCTCGGGCGCACCGGTGAGGGCGGCTTCGAGCAGCAGGCGGCGCTCTTCCAGATCATCCACCAGGACCCGGTGCTGGCGCGCACGAAGCTGATTGCGGAGCCGTGGGACGTGGGGCTCGGCGGCTACCAGGTGGGTGGCTTCCCCGCGCCGTGGCGCGAGTGGAACGGCAAGTACCGGGACGCGCTGCGCCGGTACTGGAAGGGGGATGAGAACCTCGCGAGCGAGATGGGCTACCGCCTGACGGGCAACGCGGACCTGTACGCGGAGGCGCGGCGCAAGCCGCAGGCGAGCATCAACTTCGTCACCGCGCACGACGGCTTCACGCTGCACGACCTGGTGACGTACAGCCAGAAGCACAACGAGGCGAACGGCGAGCACAACCGCGACGGCGCGGACGACAACCAGTCCTGGAACTGCGGCGTCGAGGGTGAGACGGACAACGCGGAAATCATCGCCCTGCGCGAGCGGCAGAAGCGCAACCTCCTGGCGTCGCTCTTCCTGTCCACCGGCATCCCGATGATTGTCGGCGGCGACGAGATGGGCCGCACACAGGGGGGCAACAACAACGCGTACTGCCAGGACAACGAGCTGTCCTGGGTGGACTGGAACCTGGACGAGCGGCGGCAGAAGCTGCTGGCCTTCACGCGCAAGCTCATCCAGCTCCGGCACCAGCAGCCGGTGCTGCAGCGGCGCCGCTTCTTCAAGGGCGCGCACCTGTGGGACTCGCAGCACAAGGACCTGACCTGGTTCCAGCCGGATGGCGCGGAGATGCGGGCGGAGGACTGGCAGAAGCCCTTCGTGCGCTCGCTGGCGTTCCTGCTGGGAGGCGACGCCATCCCCACGCCGGACGAGCGCGGGCAGCGCATCATCGGCGACGCGCTGCTCATCCTGCTCAACGCGCACCACGAGCCGGTGTCCTTCAAGGTGCCGCCCGCGGCGGCGGGACACCACTGGGAGCTGGCGCTCTACACGGCGGATGACGACCGGGAGGAAGAGCCGGTGCCGGCGAGCGGGAAGTTCGAGCTCATCGGCCGCTCGCTGGCGGTGTTCCGCCAGGTGGAGGGCTGAGCGAAGGGGCACGGCCGCCGGGTGAGACACACGGTGGGCCGTGTTAACATGCCGCGTGTTGCCAAGGGGGCACACGCGGCATGTCGATGATTCAGTTCACCCGGAACTACACGGACCGCTCGAACGACTACGGCTTCCAGTTCGAGTTCTTCTGCGACAAGTGCGGCAACGGGCACATGTCGCCGTTCATCGCCAGCAAGGTGGGCGTGGCCACGGGGCTGCTGCGCGCGGCGGGCTCGTTCTTCGGCGGGACGATTGGCCGGGCGGCCCATGCGGGCACGCACCTGAAGGACGCGCTGCGCGGCCAGGGCTGGGACGACGCGTACGCGGAGGCGGTGGACGCGGGGAAGCAGCACTTCAAGAACTGCACCCGGTGCGGCAAGTGGGTGTGTCCCAGGTCCTGCTGGAACGAGACGCGCGGGCTGTGTGAGGCCTGCGCGCCGGACCTCGCGGAGGAGGCGGCCTCCATCCAGGCGCACGTGGCGGTGGAGCAGGCGCGCGAGAAGGTGCGCCAGGTGGACCAGGTGGCGTCGCTCGACGTGAAGGCGACGCGGATGGCGGCCTGTCCACACTGCAGCGCGAAGGTGGAGGGCGGGAAGTTCTGCGGGGAGTGCGGCAAGCCGCTGACGGCGCAGAAGGTGGGCTGCGGCAAGTGCGGCACGGAGATTCCGGAGCGCGCGAAGTTCTGCCCGGAGTGCGGCACGCCCCGGAGCGGCTGAGCGCGCGCCCATGTCCCGGGACGCGCAGGAAGACGGAGTGCGGCGGGTCTACGGTGAAATCGCGCCGGCCTACGAGGCGCTCTTCCCCGCGCTGCATCGCTACGAGGACCGGGTGGAGCGCTTCCTCGCGGAGGCCGTGACGCCCGGCTGCCGCGTCCTCGACGTGGGCTGCGGCCCCGGCCTGCACACGCGAGGCCTGGATGCCTCCGTGGACGTCACCGGGACGGACCTGTCAGCGGAGATGCTCGCCCTGGCCCGGCAGGCCCGGCCCCACGGCCACTGGCACCCGCACAGCTACCACCAGCCGCTTCCTCCCGAGTGGGGCCGCTTCCACGTCGCGCTGGCCATCGGCTGCCTGGACTTCTGCGAGGACCTGCCGCGCGTACTGGGCCACCTCGCCGCGGCGCTGGAGCCCGGCGGCCGGCTGCTCTTCACCGTGCTGGAGCGGCGCCCCGGGCTCGAAGGCCACGAGGCGCCCATGCGCGAAGTCCAGACGGCGGGCCCGGCGGTGACGCTGCACCTCTACTCCTTCGAGGAGACCGCCCGGGCGGTGACGGGCGCGGGCCTCTTGCCCCGCGCCTACGTCCACGCGCCCGGCTGGGTCCACCTCACGGAGCAGCGGACCATGTGGTTCGGCTGGTGGGACGTGGAGCGCCAGCCTGTCTCCAATCCCTGACATGAATCATCTGCAGCAACCCTGAATCACTTTCATTGTAATTACATGAACCCGGTCGCCCCCACGGAGGGACGAGCTGACCAGACATGCGTCCGAGCGCCGAGTTGGAAGCCACTCACCACGGGTCCGTTTCGGCTCATGTCACACCCGCCCCAGACGCCTTGCGCGACCAGGCAAGGACAGACGGTTGGTTTGCAATTCCTCATTCGCTTTGAGATACGTCGCGTCCGGTTTGTGACACTCCCTCACGCGCCTGGCCGTCCCCCTCGCGGATGCACTCGCACCCGCGCGGCCGCGGCGTCGTGTCCGGAGCTCCGTAGCGCCCCTGCCCGCCGCGTATGACCTCGCACCTGAAGAGCAGTCCCGTGGAAGCTCGCGCCCCGGGGCCCCGGCACGGGGTGACGCCCCTCTCTCCCACCCAGGTCCGCCCATGAGCTCGGGTCCACCGCCGGGACTCGGCACGGAGTGGCAGCAGGTGCTCGGCATCTTCGCCGACGAGGCGGAGGAGCTGCTCTGCGCCATGGAGCAGGCGCTCATCGCGCTGGAGGCGGACCCCGGCGACGAGCGGCTCCAGGCCCTCTTCCGGGTGGCCCACACCCTCAAGGGCAGCGCGAGCTCGCTGGGCTTCCAGGCCCTGACGGACTACGTCCACGGCGCCGAGGACCTGCTGCAGGCCCTGCGAGAGCGGCGGCTTTCCGTGAGCGAGCCGCTCGTCTCCCTGCTGCTGGGCTCGGTGGACCACCTGCGCGAGCTGACTCGCGCGGCGCTGGCCGGCGTGGACCAGCTCGGCCCGGCCCACCTGGCCCAGCTCGAGAAGCTGCGCGCGTTCGGCGCCACGGGGCAAGCCCCGGGTGCCCCGGCATCCCGCCCCGACTTCCCGCTCGCCCTGGACTCCGCGGAGGAGCTGCCCCGGCTGGAGGTCCGCGCCTCGACGCGGGGCCGCTCCGTGCGCATGGACGTGGAGCGGCTGGACCGCATCGTCACCCTCACCGCCGAGCTGTCCATCGCCCGGGGCCGCATGACGCGCTTCCTCATGGAGGCCGAGTCCTCCGGCGCGAGCTGGGAGGACGCCGTCGCCCAGCAGCGCGAGATGGACCAGCTCTTCCTGGACCTGCAGGACCAGGTCATGAAGGTGCGGATGGTCCCCGTGGGGCCGCTGTTCCGGCACCACCTGCGCACCGTCCGGGACCTCGCCCGCTCCCAGGGCAAGCTCGCCCTGCTGGAGCTGGAGGGCGAGGACGTGGAGATGGACACCGCGGTCCTGGAGGCGGTGCGCGAGCCGCTGCTCCACCTGCTGCGCAACGCGCTGGACCACGGCATCGAGACGCCCGAGGAGCGGCGGGCCGCCGGCAAGGACGGCTGCGGCCACCTGCGCCTGCGCGCCTTCCACGACGGGGGCAACGTCGTCGTCGAGCTGTCCGACGACGGCCGCGGCATCCAGCGCGAGCGGGTGCGCGAGCGGGCGAGGGAGTACGGCCTGGTGGCCGCCCCGGAGCGCCTGCGGGACGAGGAGGTGGACCAGCTGCTCTTCGAGCCCGGCTTCTCCACCGCGCACGCGGTGACGGAGCTGTCCGGCCGCGGCGTGGGCATGGACGTCGTCCGCCGCGACATCGAGGCCCTTCGAGGCACCGTGGCGCTGTGCAGCCAGGAAGGCCGCGGCACCACGGTGACGCTGCGCCTGCCGCTCACCCTCGCCGTCATCCAGGGTTTCGCCATGGGCGTGGGTGACCAGGTCTACGTGGTCCCCATCGAGCTGGTGCAGGAGTGCATCGAGCTGCCCCCGGGCGCCAGTGCCGGCGAAGAGGCCGGGGTGATGTCCCTGCGGGGCCAGGCGCTGCCCTACCTGCGCCTGCGCCACGTGCTGGGGCTGGGCGGCACCGCGCCCGCCCGGGAGAACGTGGTGGTCCTCCGCCACCCCGACGGCGTCGTGGGCCTCGCGGTGGACGAGCTCCAGGGTGAAGGCCAGCGTGTCATCCGCCCGCTGGGCCGGCTCTTCCAGGACACCCCGGGCATCTCCGGGTCCACCATCCTCGGGGACGGCCGCGTGGGCCTCATCCTGGACACCCCCACGCTGGTGCGCCGGGCCGTCCGCCGGGCCGCCGAGGCGCCCGGGTACATCACCCCCCTGGAGTCGCCGGTGGAGCCAGCGGCCTCCCGGTATCAGGAACAACGCAGGACGGAGTGAGCATGTTCGAGAACCTGAGCATCACACGCAAGCTGCTACTGGCCTTCGGCACCATGGTGGCCATCATCATCGGCCTCGTGGTGTCGGCCTACTCGACCCTGAACCGGGTCGGCGTGGCGAGCATCGCGGACACCGAGAGCCACCAGGTGATGATTGCCGTGCGCACCCTCGAGGGAGACATGGCCGACCTGGAGACGGGCCAGCGCGGCTTCGTCATCACCGGCGACGAGAAGTTCCTCGAGCCCTACGCTTCGGCCCGCGTCAGCTTCGTCCAGAACCTCAACCAGCTCCGCGAGCTGACCACCGAGAGCCGCCAGCAGCAGGAGCGGCTCCAGGAGGCGAGGGACTTG
This DNA window, taken from Pyxidicoccus xibeiensis, encodes the following:
- a CDS encoding class I SAM-dependent DNA methyltransferase; protein product: MSRDAQEDGVRRVYGEIAPAYEALFPALHRYEDRVERFLAEAVTPGCRVLDVGCGPGLHTRGLDASVDVTGTDLSAEMLALARQARPHGHWHPHSYHQPLPPEWGRFHVALAIGCLDFCEDLPRVLGHLAAALEPGGRLLFTVLERRPGLEGHEAPMREVQTAGPAVTLHLYSFEETARAVTGAGLLPRAYVHAPGWVHLTEQRTMWFGWWDVERQPVSNP
- a CDS encoding chemotaxis protein CheA — protein: MSSGPPPGLGTEWQQVLGIFADEAEELLCAMEQALIALEADPGDERLQALFRVAHTLKGSASSLGFQALTDYVHGAEDLLQALRERRLSVSEPLVSLLLGSVDHLRELTRAALAGVDQLGPAHLAQLEKLRAFGATGQAPGAPASRPDFPLALDSAEELPRLEVRASTRGRSVRMDVERLDRIVTLTAELSIARGRMTRFLMEAESSGASWEDAVAQQREMDQLFLDLQDQVMKVRMVPVGPLFRHHLRTVRDLARSQGKLALLELEGEDVEMDTAVLEAVREPLLHLLRNALDHGIETPEERRAAGKDGCGHLRLRAFHDGGNVVVELSDDGRGIQRERVRERAREYGLVAAPERLRDEEVDQLLFEPGFSTAHAVTELSGRGVGMDVVRRDIEALRGTVALCSQEGRGTTVTLRLPLTLAVIQGFAMGVGDQVYVVPIELVQECIELPPGASAGEEAGVMSLRGQALPYLRLRHVLGLGGTAPARENVVVLRHPDGVVGLAVDELQGEGQRVIRPLGRLFQDTPGISGSTILGDGRVGLILDTPTLVRRAVRRAAEAPGYITPLESPVEPAASRYQEQRRTE
- the glgX gene encoding glycogen debranching protein GlgX; this encodes MSREVWPGKPWPRGATFDGTGVNFAVYSSVATRIEVCIFDPANPTKEIERFDLPESTDLVRHGYVPGLEPGTLYGLRVHGPYEPTQGHRCNPHKLLVDPYAKALYGDVDWRQPVFGYPLGNPQQDLARDERDSAAGMPKCVVVSDFFDWGNDRRPDVPWRKTVIYEAHVRGLTMRHPGVPEHLRGTYAGLGTPAVIDHLKALGVTTVELLPVHAFADDSFLNDKKLSNFWGYNTLGYFAPEQYYASRKTPGAAVAEFKAMVRDLHAAGIEVILDVVYNHTCEGNHLGPTLSLKGIDNASYYWLMPEKRHYLDFTGCGNSVNASNPQAARLIVDSLRYWVNEMHVDGFRFDLATVLGRTGEGGFEQQAALFQIIHQDPVLARTKLIAEPWDVGLGGYQVGGFPAPWREWNGKYRDALRRYWKGDENLASEMGYRLTGNADLYAEARRKPQASINFVTAHDGFTLHDLVTYSQKHNEANGEHNRDGADDNQSWNCGVEGETDNAEIIALRERQKRNLLASLFLSTGIPMIVGGDEMGRTQGGNNNAYCQDNELSWVDWNLDERRQKLLAFTRKLIQLRHQQPVLQRRRFFKGAHLWDSQHKDLTWFQPDGAEMRAEDWQKPFVRSLAFLLGGDAIPTPDERGQRIIGDALLILLNAHHEPVSFKVPPAAAGHHWELALYTADDDREEEPVPASGKFELIGRSLAVFRQVEG
- a CDS encoding zinc ribbon domain-containing protein; the encoded protein is MSMIQFTRNYTDRSNDYGFQFEFFCDKCGNGHMSPFIASKVGVATGLLRAAGSFFGGTIGRAAHAGTHLKDALRGQGWDDAYAEAVDAGKQHFKNCTRCGKWVCPRSCWNETRGLCEACAPDLAEEAASIQAHVAVEQAREKVRQVDQVASLDVKATRMAACPHCSAKVEGGKFCGECGKPLTAQKVGCGKCGTEIPERAKFCPECGTPRSG